In a genomic window of Phacochoerus africanus isolate WHEZ1 chromosome 6, ROS_Pafr_v1, whole genome shotgun sequence:
- the GPT gene encoding alanine aminotransferase 1 isoform X2 — protein sequence MALRAGGHSQAAMNGLKEKVLTLDSMNPCVQRVEYAVRGPIVLRALELEQELRQGVKKPFTEVIRANIGDAQAMGQKPITFLRQVLALCIHPDLLNSADFPEDAKRRAQRILQACGGHSLGAYSISPGIQMIREDVARYIERRDGGIPADPNNIFLSTGASDAIVTVLKLLVFGEGRTRTGVLIPIPQYPLYSAALAELNAVQVDYYLDEERAWALDVAELRRALRQARDHCRPRALCVINPGNPTGQVQTRECIEAVIRFAYEEGLFLLADEVYQDNVYAEGSQFHSFKKVLTEMGPPYAARQELASFHSVSKGFMGECGFRGGYVEVVNMDAAVQQQMQKLRSVRLCPPTPGQVLLDAVLSPPAPSDPSFAQFQAERRAVLAELAAKAKLTEQVFNEAPGIHCNPVQGAMYSFPRVQLPPRAVQRAQELGLAPDMFFCMRLLEETGICVVPGSGFGQREGTYHFRMTILPPMEKLRPLLEKLSQFHAKFTREYS from the exons ATGGCCTTGAGGGCAGGTGGCCACAGCCAGGCTGCCATGAACGGGCTGAAGGAGAAGGTGCTAACGCTGGACTCCATGAACCCCTGCGTTCAGAGGGTGGAGTACGCGGTGCGCGGCCCCATCGTGCTACGCGCCCTGGAGCTGGAGCAGGAACTGCGCCAG GGGGTAAAGAAGCCCTTCACTGAGGTCATCCGAGCCAACATCGGGGATGCCCAGGCCATGGGGCAGAAGCCTATCACCTTCCTGCGGCAG GTCCTGGCCCTCTGCATCCACCCTGATCTCCTGAACAGTGCTGACTTCCCGGAGGATGCCAAGAGAAGAGCACAGCGCATCCTGCAGGCGTGCGGGGGCCACAGCCTGG gggcctACAGCATCAGCCCTGGCATCCAGATGATCCGCGAGGATGTGGCTCGGTACATCGAGCGGCGCGACGGAGGCATTCCCGCAGACCCCAATAACATCTTCCTGTCCACGGGGGCCAGCGACGCCATCGTG ACCGTGCTCAAGTTGCTAGTGTTCGGCGAGGGTCGCACGCGCACGGGCGTGCTCATCCCCATCCCTCAGTATCCACTCTACTCCGCCGCGCTGGCCGAGCTCAACGCCGTGCAGGTGGACTACTACCTGGACGAGGAGCGCGCCTGGGCGCTCGACGTGGCCGAGCTGCGGCGCGCGCTGCGCCAGGCGCGTGACCACTGCCGTCCCCGCGCGCTCTGCGTGATCAACCCCGGCAACCCCACCG GGCAGGTGCAGACTCGCGAGTGCATCGAGGCCGTGATCCGCTTCGCCTATGAGGAGGGGCTCTTCCTGCTGGCCGATGAG GTGTACCAGGACAACGTGTACGCCGAGGGCTCGCAGTTCCACTCGTTCAAGAAGGTGCTCACGGAGATGGGGCCGCCGTACGCGGCGCGACAGGAGCTCGCATCCTTCCACTCGGTCTCCAAGGGCTTCATGGGCGA GTGCGGCTTCCGCGGCGGCTACGTGGAGGTGGTGAACATGGACGCCGCGGTGCAGCAGCAGATGCAGAAGCTGAGGAGCGTGCGGCTGTGCCCGCCCACGCCGGGCCAGGTCCTGCTGGACGCGGTGCTCAGCCCGCCCGCGCCCTCAGACCCCTCCTTCGCGCAGTTCCAGGCG GAGAGGCGGGCGGTGCTGGCCGAGCTGGCGGCCAAGGCCAAGCTCACTGAACAGGTCTTCAACGAGGCTCCCGGCATCCACTGCAACCCGGTGCAGGGCGCCATGTACTCCTTCCCGCGCGTGCAGCTGCCCCCCCGCGCTGTGCAGCGCGCTCAG gagcTGGGCCTGGCCCCAGACATGTTCTTCTGCATGCGCCTTCTGGAGGAGACTGGCATCTGCGTGGTGCCTGGGAGCGGCTTTGGGCAGCGCGAAGGCACCTACCACTTCCG GATGACCATTCTGCCCCCCATGGAAAAGTTGCGGCCCCTGCTGGAGAAGCTGAGCCAGTTCCACGCCAAGTTCACCCGCGAGTACTCCTGA
- the FOXH1 gene encoding forkhead box protein H1: MGPCSNPRLELPGGQSPSEPPKRRKKRYLRHDKPPYTYLAMIALVIQAAPSRRLKLAQIIRQVQAVFPFFRDDYEGWKDSIRHNLSSNRCFRKVPKDPAKPQAKGNFWAVDVSLIPAEALRLQNTALCRRWQSRGARGAFAKDLGPYVLHGRPYRPPSPQPQPCEGFSIKSLLGDSREGAPRSSPGRSGSQGSGEEEVPLPVLPSRRPPWPLCPLPGSLSVEGETSQGGTSRPEARAWPLHLLQGTPDPGGLAGGGHRASLWGQLPTSYLPIYTPNVVMPLAPLPPPSCPGCPPSTSTAYWRVAPETHGPPGLLWDLDALFQGVPPNKSIYDVWVSQPRDLAAPTPGWLLSGTACEALRAGPAFLSHLSCHHLAG; encoded by the exons ATGGGGCCCTGCAGCAACCCGCGCCTGGAGCTTCCTGGGGGGCAGTCGCCCTCTGAGCCCcccaagaggaggaagaagagatacCTGCGGCATGACAAGCCCCCCTACACCTACTTGGCCATGATCGCCCTGGTAATCCAGGCCGCACCCTCCCGCAGGCTGAAGCTGGCCCAG ATCATCCGTCAGGTCCAGGCCGTGTTCCCCTTCTTCAGGGACGATTACGAGGGCTGGAAGGATTCCATCCGCCACAACCTCTCCTCCAACCGATGCTTCCGCAAG gtgCCCAAGGATCCCGCGAAGCCCCAGGCCAAGGGCAACTTCTGGGCGGTCGACGTGAGCCTGATCCCGGCCGAGGCGCTGCGGCTGCAGAACACAGCCCTGTGCCGGCGCTGGCAGAGCAGGGGCGCGAGGGGAGCCTTCGCCAAGGACCTGGGCCCCTACGTGCTGCATGGCCGGCCCTACCGGCCGCCCAGTCCCCAGCCGCAGCCCTGCGAGGGCTTCAGCATAAAGTCTCTGCTAGGTGACTCCAGGGAGGGGGCGCCACGGAGTAGCCCAGGCCGGTCAGGCtcccagggcagtggggaggaAGAGGTGCCCCTGCCAGTCCTGCCCTCCAGGAGGCCTCCGtggcccctctgccccctcccagggTCGTTGAGCGTGGAGGGAGAGACCTCCCAGGGGGGAACCAGCAGGCCGGAGGCCAGAGCCTGGCCCCTCCACTTACTGCAGGGTACTCCAGAccctgggggcctggctgggggAGGTCACAGGGCCTCACTTTGGGGGCAGCTGCCCACTTCCTACCTGCCCATCTACACCCCCAATGTGGTAATGCCCTTGGCCCCTCTAccacctccctcctgccccgGGTGCCCACCCTCAACCAGCACAGCCTATTGGAGGGTGGCCCCTGAAACCCACGGCCCACCGGGGCTGCTGTGGGATCTCGACGCCCTCTTCCAGGGGGTGCCACCCAACAAGAGCATCTACGACGTGTGGGTGAGCCAGCCCCGAGACctcgctgcccccaccccaggctggttGCTCTCCGGGACAGCCTGTGAGGCTCTCAGGGCCGGGCCTGctttcctctcccacctctcctGCCACCATTTGGCTGGTTGA
- the MFSD3 gene encoding major facilitator superfamily domain-containing protein 3 isoform X2, translating to MHGKLLALASLYLVQGLPYGLQSGLLPVLLRARGLSLTHVGLAKVLYAPWLFKLVWAPLVDARGSPRAWLTLSTAALGLLCGLLAALPPAEAGQSGLPLTVAGLLLLLNLAAAVQDVALDTLAVQLLEPAELGPGNTVQVVAYKLGAVLAGGGLLTLLPTLSWPLLFLLLAATYWLAAALAWAAPALQQLPAPQPSEPRRHTLHLQQHLLAVPGTLWMAGFVLSYKLGEQGTSSLFPLLLLDCGVSTPELGLWNGVGAVVCSIVGSSLGGALLARHRQPLPLLRSLLRFRLGGLACQTVLVFHLDAPGARLGPGTVLRALPGRPGHNHHLHPDDALQPVGTQCPAGHTLQPPGHSGAAGEAAGGCAGRSPG from the exons ATGCACGGGAAGCTGCTGGCGCTCGCCAGCCTCTACCTGGTGCAGGGCCTGCCCTATGGGCTGCAGTCTGGCTTGCTGCCGGTGCTGCTGCGGGCTCGCGGCCTGTCCCTGACACACGTGGGACTGGCCAAAGTGCTGTATGCACCGTGGTTGTTCAAGCTCGTGTGGGCCCCGCTGGTGGACGCTCGGGGCTCTCCGAGGGCCTGGCTGACGCTCAGCACAGCAGCTCTTGGCCTCTTGTGTGGGTTGCTGGCAGCTCTGCCTCCTGCTGAAGCTGGCCAGTCTGGGCTGCCTCTTACTGTGGCAGGGCTACTTCTGCTACTGAACTTGGCTGCAGCTGTACAGGATGTGGCCTTGGACACACTGGCGGTGCAGCTCCTGGAGCCGGCAGAGCTGGGGCCGGGCAACACGGTGCAGGTGGTGGCTTACAAGCTGGGGGCGGTGCTGGCTGGGGGTGGACTGCTGAccctcctgcccaccctctcCTGGCCCCTGCTCTTTCTGCTCCTGGCTGCCACCTATTGGCTGGCTGCTGCCCTGGCTTGGGCTGCACCGGCCCTGCAACAGCTTCCTGCACCTCAGCCATCAGAACCCCGCCGACACACGCTGCACCTTCAGCAGCACTTGCTGGCCGTGCCTGGGACCCTGTGGATGGCAGGTTTTGTGCTCTCCTACAAGCTGG GTGAGCAGGGCACCAGCAGCCTGTTCCCACTCCTCCTGTTGGACTGCGGCGTCTCTACCCCAGAGCTGGGGCTGTGGAATGGCGTGGGCGCCGTGGTCTGTTCCATTGTGGGCTCATCTCTGGGTGGCGCCCTGCTGGCCAGGCACCG gcagccacTGCCCCTGTTGAGGTCACTGCTTCGGTTCCGTCTTGGGGGCCTGGCCTGCCAGACTGTCTTGGTTTTTCATCTGGATGCCCCTGGGGCCAGGTTGGGCCCTGGCACAGTCCTGAGAG CACTTCCTGGGAGGCCTGGTCACAACCACCACCTTCACCCTGATGATGCGCTGCAGCCAGTTGGCACCCAGTGCCCTGCAG GCCACACACTACAGCCTCCTGGCCACTCTGGAGCTGCTGGGGAAGCTGCTGGTGGGTGCGCTGGCCGGAGCCCTGGCTGA
- the PPP1R16A gene encoding protein phosphatase 1 regulatory subunit 16A — protein MAEHLELLAEMPVVARMSTQERLKHAQKRRAQQVKMWAQAEKEAQGRKGQRERSQEEAAGGRRRKRVLFPPSVALLEAAARNDLEEVRQLLESGVSPDLANEDGLTALHQSCIDDFREMVQQLLEAGAKVNAQDSECWTPLHAAATCGHLHLVELLIARGADLLAVNTDGNMPYDLCEDEQTLDCLETAMASRGVTQDSIEEARAMPELHMLEDIRCLLQAGADLDAPRDHGATLLHIAAANGFGEVAALLLEHRASPSAKDLDGWEPLHAAAYWGQVHLVELLVAHGADLNSKSLTDETPLDLCGDEDVRAKLLELKHKHDALLRAQGRQRSLLRRRTSSAGSRGKVVRRVSLTQRTSLYRKEHAQEAIVWQQSPPTSPEPFEEDEDRQTDSELRPPPLGEEDVQEARPHNGRVGGPPGRHLYSKRLDRGVSYQLNPPEGSTADALVRARAHHTLAELKRQRAAAKLQRPPPEGPEATESGPPVDMEAARLECGSRAGGDPPLLRLTAPSEEAPLEKRPCCLLM, from the exons ATGGCCGAGCACCTGGAGCTTCTGGCAGAGATGCCCGTGGTGGCCAGGATGAGCACACAGGAGCGGCTGAAGCATGCCCAGAAGCGACGCGCCCAGCAGGTGAAGATGTGGGCCCAGGCTGAGAAGGAGGCCCAGGGTAGGAAGGGCCAGAGGGAGCGGTCGCAGGAGGAGGCAGCCGGCGGCAGGCGGCGGAAGCGGGTCCTCTTCCCTCCCAGCGTTGCCCTTCTGGAGGCAGCTGCCCGCAATGACCTGGAGGAAG TCCGCCAGCTCCTCGAGAGTGGGGTCAGCCCCGACCTGGCCAATGAGGACGGCCTGACGGCCCTGCATCAG AGCTGCATTGATGACTTCCGGGAGATGGTGCAGCAGCTCCTCGAGGCCGGAGCCAAGGTCAACGCCCAAGACAGTGAGTGCTGGACGCCCCTGCACGCCGCGGCCACCTGTGGCCACCTGCACCTGGTGGAGCTGCTCATTGCTCG CGGCGCAGACCTCCTGGCAGTTAACACTGATGGGAACATGCCCTATGACCTGTGCGAGGATGAGCAGACGCTGGACTGCCTGGAGACGGCCATGGCCAGCCGCG GCGTCACCCAGGACAGCATTGAGGAGGCCCGGGCCATGCCAGAGCTGCACATGCTAGAGGACATCCGGTGCCTGCTGCAGGCGGGGGCTGACCTCGACGCCCCCCGGGACCACGGGGCCACGCTG CTACACATCGCCGCAGCCAATGGGTTTGGTGAGGTGGCTGCCCTGCTGCTGGAACACCGGGCCAGCCCAAGCGCCAAGGATCTGGACGGATGGGAGCCGCTGCATGCTGCGGCCTACTGGGGCCAG GTTCACCTGGTGGAGCTGCTTGTGGCACACGGGGCCGACCTGAACAGCAAGTCCCTGACGGACGAGACACCTCTCG ATCTGTGTGGGGACGAGGACGTGCGTGCCAAGCTGCTGGAGCTGAAGCACAAGCACGACGCGCTCCTGCGCGCACAGGGCCGCCAGCGTTCTCTGCTGCGCCGCCGCACCTCCAGTGCCGGCAGTCGGGG gAAGGTGGTGAGGCGGGTGAGCCTGACCCAGCGCACCAGCCTGTACCGCAAGGAGCACGCCCAGGAGGCCATCGTGTGGCAACAGTCGCCACCCACGAGCCCGGAGCCTTTCGAGGAGGATGAGGACCGCCAGACAGACTCCGAGCTGAGGCCGCCACCCCTTGGG GAGGAGGACGTCCAGGAGGCCAGGCCGCACAACGGCCGAGTGGGCGGCCCCCCGGGGCGGCATCTGTACTCCAAGCGGCTGGACCGAGGCGTCTCCTACCAGCTGAACCCCCCGGAGGGCAGCACCGCGGATGCCCTGGTCCGGGCCAGGGCCCACCACACCCTGGCTGAGCTCAAGCGCCAGCGGGCCGCAGCTAAGCTGCAGCGGCCCCCACCTGAGGGGCCCGAGGCCACGGAGTCTGGCCCGCCTGTGGACATGGAGGCCGCCCGGCTGGAGTGTggctccagggctgggggagacCCGCCCCTGCTGAGACTCACAGCCCCCTCAGAGGAGGCCCCCCTGGAGAAGAGGCCGTGCTGCCTGCTCATGTGA
- the GPT gene encoding alanine aminotransferase 1 isoform X1, which translates to MVPSAGGARWNPRLIASLPSPDSPRILDAWLSYLGDRLVAQAKMGGRRGLGLGQALLGVMALRAGGHSQAAMNGLKEKVLTLDSMNPCVQRVEYAVRGPIVLRALELEQELRQGVKKPFTEVIRANIGDAQAMGQKPITFLRQVLALCIHPDLLNSADFPEDAKRRAQRILQACGGHSLGAYSISPGIQMIREDVARYIERRDGGIPADPNNIFLSTGASDAIVTVLKLLVFGEGRTRTGVLIPIPQYPLYSAALAELNAVQVDYYLDEERAWALDVAELRRALRQARDHCRPRALCVINPGNPTGQVQTRECIEAVIRFAYEEGLFLLADEVYQDNVYAEGSQFHSFKKVLTEMGPPYAARQELASFHSVSKGFMGECGFRGGYVEVVNMDAAVQQQMQKLRSVRLCPPTPGQVLLDAVLSPPAPSDPSFAQFQAERRAVLAELAAKAKLTEQVFNEAPGIHCNPVQGAMYSFPRVQLPPRAVQRAQELGLAPDMFFCMRLLEETGICVVPGSGFGQREGTYHFRMTILPPMEKLRPLLEKLSQFHAKFTREYS; encoded by the exons ATGGTCCCCAGCGCGGGAGGGGCCAGATGGAACCCGCGTCTGATCGCCTCACTTCCCTCCCCCGACAGCCCCAGGATTCTTGACGCCTGGCTCAGTTACCTGGGAGACAGGCTGGTGGCCCAAGCAAAGATGGGGGGTCGGAGAGGGCTGGGCCTCGGCCAAGCCCTACTGGG GGTCATGGCCTTGAGGGCAGGTGGCCACAGCCAGGCTGCCATGAACGGGCTGAAGGAGAAGGTGCTAACGCTGGACTCCATGAACCCCTGCGTTCAGAGGGTGGAGTACGCGGTGCGCGGCCCCATCGTGCTACGCGCCCTGGAGCTGGAGCAGGAACTGCGCCAG GGGGTAAAGAAGCCCTTCACTGAGGTCATCCGAGCCAACATCGGGGATGCCCAGGCCATGGGGCAGAAGCCTATCACCTTCCTGCGGCAG GTCCTGGCCCTCTGCATCCACCCTGATCTCCTGAACAGTGCTGACTTCCCGGAGGATGCCAAGAGAAGAGCACAGCGCATCCTGCAGGCGTGCGGGGGCCACAGCCTGG gggcctACAGCATCAGCCCTGGCATCCAGATGATCCGCGAGGATGTGGCTCGGTACATCGAGCGGCGCGACGGAGGCATTCCCGCAGACCCCAATAACATCTTCCTGTCCACGGGGGCCAGCGACGCCATCGTG ACCGTGCTCAAGTTGCTAGTGTTCGGCGAGGGTCGCACGCGCACGGGCGTGCTCATCCCCATCCCTCAGTATCCACTCTACTCCGCCGCGCTGGCCGAGCTCAACGCCGTGCAGGTGGACTACTACCTGGACGAGGAGCGCGCCTGGGCGCTCGACGTGGCCGAGCTGCGGCGCGCGCTGCGCCAGGCGCGTGACCACTGCCGTCCCCGCGCGCTCTGCGTGATCAACCCCGGCAACCCCACCG GGCAGGTGCAGACTCGCGAGTGCATCGAGGCCGTGATCCGCTTCGCCTATGAGGAGGGGCTCTTCCTGCTGGCCGATGAG GTGTACCAGGACAACGTGTACGCCGAGGGCTCGCAGTTCCACTCGTTCAAGAAGGTGCTCACGGAGATGGGGCCGCCGTACGCGGCGCGACAGGAGCTCGCATCCTTCCACTCGGTCTCCAAGGGCTTCATGGGCGA GTGCGGCTTCCGCGGCGGCTACGTGGAGGTGGTGAACATGGACGCCGCGGTGCAGCAGCAGATGCAGAAGCTGAGGAGCGTGCGGCTGTGCCCGCCCACGCCGGGCCAGGTCCTGCTGGACGCGGTGCTCAGCCCGCCCGCGCCCTCAGACCCCTCCTTCGCGCAGTTCCAGGCG GAGAGGCGGGCGGTGCTGGCCGAGCTGGCGGCCAAGGCCAAGCTCACTGAACAGGTCTTCAACGAGGCTCCCGGCATCCACTGCAACCCGGTGCAGGGCGCCATGTACTCCTTCCCGCGCGTGCAGCTGCCCCCCCGCGCTGTGCAGCGCGCTCAG gagcTGGGCCTGGCCCCAGACATGTTCTTCTGCATGCGCCTTCTGGAGGAGACTGGCATCTGCGTGGTGCCTGGGAGCGGCTTTGGGCAGCGCGAAGGCACCTACCACTTCCG GATGACCATTCTGCCCCCCATGGAAAAGTTGCGGCCCCTGCTGGAGAAGCTGAGCCAGTTCCACGCCAAGTTCACCCGCGAGTACTCCTGA
- the MFSD3 gene encoding major facilitator superfamily domain-containing protein 3 isoform X1 produces MHGKLLALASLYLVQGLPYGLQSGLLPVLLRARGLSLTHVGLAKVLYAPWLFKLVWAPLVDARGSPRAWLTLSTAALGLLCGLLAALPPAEAGQSGLPLTVAGLLLLLNLAAAVQDVALDTLAVQLLEPAELGPGNTVQVVAYKLGAVLAGGGLLTLLPTLSWPLLFLLLAATYWLAAALAWAAPALQQLPAPQPSEPRRHTLHLQQHLLAVPGTLWMAGFVLSYKLGEQGTSSLFPLLLLDCGVSTPELGLWNGVGAVVCSIVGSSLGGALLARHRQPLPLLRSLLRFRLGGLACQTVLVFHLDAPGARLGPGTVLRGAALLSLCLQHFLGGLVTTTTFTLMMRCSQLAPSALQATHYSLLATLELLGKLLVGALAGALADSLGLRFCFSLFLALSATPVLCLGLAPSTLA; encoded by the exons ATGCACGGGAAGCTGCTGGCGCTCGCCAGCCTCTACCTGGTGCAGGGCCTGCCCTATGGGCTGCAGTCTGGCTTGCTGCCGGTGCTGCTGCGGGCTCGCGGCCTGTCCCTGACACACGTGGGACTGGCCAAAGTGCTGTATGCACCGTGGTTGTTCAAGCTCGTGTGGGCCCCGCTGGTGGACGCTCGGGGCTCTCCGAGGGCCTGGCTGACGCTCAGCACAGCAGCTCTTGGCCTCTTGTGTGGGTTGCTGGCAGCTCTGCCTCCTGCTGAAGCTGGCCAGTCTGGGCTGCCTCTTACTGTGGCAGGGCTACTTCTGCTACTGAACTTGGCTGCAGCTGTACAGGATGTGGCCTTGGACACACTGGCGGTGCAGCTCCTGGAGCCGGCAGAGCTGGGGCCGGGCAACACGGTGCAGGTGGTGGCTTACAAGCTGGGGGCGGTGCTGGCTGGGGGTGGACTGCTGAccctcctgcccaccctctcCTGGCCCCTGCTCTTTCTGCTCCTGGCTGCCACCTATTGGCTGGCTGCTGCCCTGGCTTGGGCTGCACCGGCCCTGCAACAGCTTCCTGCACCTCAGCCATCAGAACCCCGCCGACACACGCTGCACCTTCAGCAGCACTTGCTGGCCGTGCCTGGGACCCTGTGGATGGCAGGTTTTGTGCTCTCCTACAAGCTGG GTGAGCAGGGCACCAGCAGCCTGTTCCCACTCCTCCTGTTGGACTGCGGCGTCTCTACCCCAGAGCTGGGGCTGTGGAATGGCGTGGGCGCCGTGGTCTGTTCCATTGTGGGCTCATCTCTGGGTGGCGCCCTGCTGGCCAGGCACCG gcagccacTGCCCCTGTTGAGGTCACTGCTTCGGTTCCGTCTTGGGGGCCTGGCCTGCCAGACTGTCTTGGTTTTTCATCTGGATGCCCCTGGGGCCAGGTTGGGCCCTGGCACAGTCCTGAGAG GGGCAGCCTTGCTGAGCCTGTGTCTGCAGCACTTCCTGGGAGGCCTGGTCACAACCACCACCTTCACCCTGATGATGCGCTGCAGCCAGTTGGCACCCAGTGCCCTGCAG GCCACACACTACAGCCTCCTGGCCACTCTGGAGCTGCTGGGGAAGCTGCTGGTGGGTGCGCTGGCCGGAGCCCTGGCTGACAGCCTGGGGCTGCGCTtctgcttctccctcttcctcgCTCTCTCAGCCACACCCGTGCTGTGCCTAGGCCTTGCACCCAGCACGCTGGCCTGA